From Larus michahellis chromosome 5, bLarMic1.1, whole genome shotgun sequence, the proteins below share one genomic window:
- the HELT gene encoding hairy and enhancer of split-related protein HELT isoform X2 produces the protein MASKLKERRRTPVSHKVIEKRRRDRINRCLTELGKTVPMALAKQSSGKLEKAEILEMTVQYLRALHSADFPRGREKAELLSEFANYFHYGYHECMKNLVHYLTTVERMETKDTKYARILAFLQSKARFVTEPLFTSLGSLPEPDFSYPLHPGPECPGDAVLQPPPGGPFPWHGASRSPPLPYHLPNAAVPLASPGQQRSTFLSSVQGLDRHYLNLLGHSHPNAFGLPPGQHPSML, from the exons ATGGCCTCCAAGCTCAAGGAGCGGAGG AGGACACCGGTTTCCCACAAAGTGATCGAGAAGCGGAGGAGGGACCGCATCAACCGGTGCCTCACCGAGCTGGGGAAGACGGTGCCCATGGCTCTGGCCAAGCAG AGCTCGGGGAAGCTGGAGAAAGCGGAGATCCTGGAGATGACGGTGCAGTACCTGCGGGCCCTGCACTCGGCGGACTTCCCCCGCGGCCGGGAGAAGG cagagctgctctccgaGTTCGCCAACTACTTCCACTACGGCTACCATGAGTGCATGAAGAACCTGGTCCACTACCTGACCACGGTGGAGCGGATGGAGACCAAAGACACCAAATACGCCCGCAtcctggccttcctccagtccaaAGCCCGCTTCGTCACCGAGCCCCTCTTCACCTCCCTGGGCTCCCTCCCGGAGCCGGACTTTTCCTACCCGCTGCACCCCGGGCCCGAGTGTCCCGGCGATGCCGTGCTCCAGCCGCCCCCGGGGGGGCCTTTCCCTTGGCACGGCGCTTCCCGCAGCCCCCCCCTGCCCTACCACCTCCCCAACGCCGCCGTGCCCCTCGCCAGCCCCGGCCAGCAGCGCAGCACCTTCCTCTCCTCCGTCCAAGGGCTGGACCGCCACTACCTCAACCTCCTCGGCCATTCCCACCCCAACGCCTTCGGGTTGCCACCGGGCCAGCACCCCTCCATGCTATAG
- the HELT gene encoding hairy and enhancer of split-related protein HELT isoform X1, whose protein sequence is MASKLKERRRTPVSHKVIEKRRRDRINRCLTELGKTVPMALAKQSSGKLEKAEILEMTVQYLRALHSADFPRGREKELLSEFANYFHYGYHECMKNLVHYLTTVERMETKDTKYARILAFLQSKARFVTEPLFTSLGSLPEPDFSYPLHPGPECPGDAVLQPPPGGPFPWHGASRSPPLPYHLPNAAVPLASPGQQRSTFLSSVQGLDRHYLNLLGHSHPNAFGLPPGQHPSML, encoded by the exons ATGGCCTCCAAGCTCAAGGAGCGGAGG AGGACACCGGTTTCCCACAAAGTGATCGAGAAGCGGAGGAGGGACCGCATCAACCGGTGCCTCACCGAGCTGGGGAAGACGGTGCCCATGGCTCTGGCCAAGCAG AGCTCGGGGAAGCTGGAGAAAGCGGAGATCCTGGAGATGACGGTGCAGTACCTGCGGGCCCTGCACTCGGCGGACTTCCCCCGCGGCCGGGAGAAGG agctgctctccgaGTTCGCCAACTACTTCCACTACGGCTACCATGAGTGCATGAAGAACCTGGTCCACTACCTGACCACGGTGGAGCGGATGGAGACCAAAGACACCAAATACGCCCGCAtcctggccttcctccagtccaaAGCCCGCTTCGTCACCGAGCCCCTCTTCACCTCCCTGGGCTCCCTCCCGGAGCCGGACTTTTCCTACCCGCTGCACCCCGGGCCCGAGTGTCCCGGCGATGCCGTGCTCCAGCCGCCCCCGGGGGGGCCTTTCCCTTGGCACGGCGCTTCCCGCAGCCCCCCCCTGCCCTACCACCTCCCCAACGCCGCCGTGCCCCTCGCCAGCCCCGGCCAGCAGCGCAGCACCTTCCTCTCCTCCGTCCAAGGGCTGGACCGCCACTACCTCAACCTCCTCGGCCATTCCCACCCCAACGCCTTCGGGTTGCCACCGGGCCAGCACCCCTCCATGCTATAG